A window from Myxococcus fulvus encodes these proteins:
- a CDS encoding ribonucleoside-diphosphate reductase subunit alpha produces the protein MNFETPVKPASAPMPVPPATPGQSGPSASTAPVAAPEPTQSEFAPTTMRVRKRNGTAESVDLNKIVRAVGKSCVGLSRVDVMRVATKTISGLYDGATTRELDSLSIQTAAALIVEEPEYARLSARLLATFIQKEVSNQDIHSFSQSVAAGHKHGLIADRLLQFVQANARKLNAAIDPSRNDLFEYFGLRTVYDRYLLKNPQTREVLETPQEFFLRVACALSGDNAREAIELYRLFSSLEYLPSSPTLFNSGTRHEQLSSCFLLDSPADDLDAIYRKYSDIAMLSKFSGGIGVGYHRVRARGSLIRSTNGHSNGIVPWLKTLDASVAAVNQGGKRKGACCVYLETWHADIEDFLELRDNTGDDARRTHNLNLSNWVPDLFMKRVETEGEWSLFDPKVVPHLTDLYGAEFEKAYVEAEGAGLAMRKVKARDLYARMMKTLAQTGNGWMTFKDICNRKSNQTGRPENVIHLSNLCTEILEVTSQGETAVCNLGSLNLGRMVADGKFDFDRLRANAQLALKQLDRVIDLNYYPIPTAADSNRRWRPVGLGLMGLQDVFFQLKLPFDSAEARALSKKISEEIYFAALTTSCELAEQFGAHPSFPETRAAKGEFQFESWGVTPEDPARWEALRARVLKHGLRNSLMIAIAPTATIASIAGCYECIEPQVSNLFKRETLSGDFLQVNRYLVRDLQALGLWNESVRNRIKLAEGSVQDVVELPENLRAVYRTAWELPMRSLIDMAADRGAFIDQSQSLNLFVETPNIGKLSSMYFYAWQKGLKTTYYLRSRPATRIAKATIAGNGATATAPVTPAPEAKASKVTDAEAVACSLENPEACEACQ, from the coding sequence GTGAACTTCGAGACGCCCGTGAAGCCCGCCTCCGCGCCCATGCCCGTTCCGCCCGCCACCCCCGGCCAATCCGGACCGAGCGCGAGTACGGCACCCGTCGCGGCCCCCGAGCCCACGCAGAGCGAGTTCGCCCCCACCACCATGCGCGTGCGCAAGCGCAACGGCACCGCCGAGTCGGTGGACCTGAACAAGATTGTGCGCGCGGTGGGCAAGAGCTGCGTGGGGCTGTCGCGCGTGGACGTGATGCGCGTGGCCACGAAGACCATCTCCGGCCTCTATGACGGCGCCACCACGCGGGAGCTGGACAGCCTCTCCATCCAGACCGCCGCCGCGCTCATCGTCGAGGAGCCCGAGTACGCGCGCCTGTCCGCGCGGCTGCTCGCCACCTTCATCCAGAAGGAGGTCAGCAACCAGGACATCCACTCCTTCAGCCAGTCGGTGGCCGCGGGCCACAAGCACGGCCTCATCGCGGACCGCCTGCTGCAGTTCGTCCAGGCCAACGCGCGCAAGCTCAACGCGGCCATCGACCCGTCGCGCAATGATTTGTTCGAGTACTTCGGCCTGCGCACCGTCTACGACCGCTACCTCCTGAAGAACCCGCAGACGCGCGAGGTGCTGGAGACGCCGCAGGAGTTCTTCCTGCGCGTGGCGTGCGCGCTCAGCGGCGACAACGCGCGCGAGGCCATCGAGCTGTACCGGCTGTTCAGCTCGCTGGAGTACCTGCCCAGCTCCCCCACCCTGTTCAACTCCGGCACGCGCCACGAGCAGCTCTCCAGCTGCTTCCTCTTGGACTCGCCGGCGGACGACCTGGACGCCATCTACCGGAAGTATTCGGACATCGCGATGCTGTCCAAGTTCTCCGGCGGCATCGGCGTGGGCTACCACCGGGTGCGCGCGCGCGGCTCGCTCATCCGCTCCACCAACGGCCACTCCAACGGCATCGTCCCCTGGCTCAAGACGCTGGACGCGTCCGTCGCCGCGGTGAACCAGGGCGGCAAGCGCAAGGGCGCGTGCTGCGTGTACCTGGAGACGTGGCACGCGGACATCGAGGACTTCCTCGAGCTGCGCGACAACACCGGTGACGATGCCCGCCGCACCCACAACCTGAACCTGTCCAACTGGGTGCCGGACCTGTTCATGAAGCGGGTGGAGACGGAGGGCGAGTGGAGCCTCTTCGACCCGAAGGTGGTCCCGCACCTGACGGACCTGTACGGCGCGGAGTTCGAGAAGGCCTACGTGGAGGCGGAAGGCGCGGGCCTGGCCATGCGCAAGGTGAAGGCGCGCGACCTGTACGCGCGGATGATGAAGACGCTCGCCCAGACGGGCAACGGCTGGATGACCTTCAAGGACATCTGCAACCGAAAGAGCAACCAGACGGGGCGTCCGGAGAACGTCATCCACCTGTCCAACCTGTGCACCGAAATCCTGGAGGTCACGAGCCAGGGTGAGACGGCGGTGTGCAACCTGGGTTCGCTGAACCTGGGCCGCATGGTGGCGGACGGGAAGTTCGACTTCGACCGGCTGCGCGCCAACGCCCAGCTCGCGCTCAAGCAGTTGGACCGGGTCATCGACCTGAACTACTACCCCATCCCCACGGCGGCGGACTCCAACCGCCGCTGGCGCCCGGTGGGCCTGGGGCTGATGGGCCTGCAGGACGTCTTCTTCCAGCTCAAGCTCCCGTTCGACTCCGCCGAGGCGCGGGCCCTGTCGAAGAAGATTTCGGAGGAGATCTACTTCGCGGCGCTGACCACCTCGTGCGAGCTGGCCGAGCAGTTCGGCGCGCACCCGTCCTTCCCGGAGACGCGGGCGGCGAAGGGCGAGTTCCAGTTCGAGAGCTGGGGCGTGACGCCAGAGGACCCGGCGCGCTGGGAGGCGCTGCGCGCGCGCGTCCTGAAGCACGGCCTGCGCAACTCGCTGATGATTGCCATTGCGCCCACGGCGACGATTGCGTCCATCGCGGGCTGCTACGAGTGCATCGAGCCGCAGGTGTCCAACCTGTTCAAGCGCGAGACGCTCTCGGGTGACTTCCTGCAGGTGAACCGCTACCTGGTGCGCGACCTCCAGGCGCTGGGGCTGTGGAACGAGTCGGTGCGCAACCGCATCAAGCTGGCCGAGGGCAGCGTGCAGGACGTGGTGGAGCTGCCGGAGAACCTGCGCGCGGTGTACCGCACGGCGTGGGAGCTGCCCATGCGCTCGCTCATCGACATGGCGGCCGACCGCGGCGCCTTCATCGACCAGAGCCAGTCGCTCAACCTCTTCGTGGAGACGCCGAACATCGGCAAGCTCTCCTCCATGTACTTCTACGCGTGGCAGAAGGGGCTGAAGACGACGTACTACCTGCGCTCGCGCCCGGCCACGCGCATCGCCAAGGCGACCATCGCCGGCAACGGCGCCACCGCGACGGCGCCCGTGACGCCCGCGCCGGAGGCCAAGGCCTCCAAGGTGACGGACGCCGAGGCCGTGGCGTGCTCGCTGGAGAACCCCGAGGCCTGCGAGGCGTGCCAGTAA
- the dapF gene encoding diaminopimelate epimerase, with amino-acid sequence MDARERIFKYQGLGNDFVVLDRRRSGVDIDADTSRWMCDRRLGIGADGVLSLLPSEHGLARMVVHNADGSIAEMCGNGLRCAVKYLVDHSPETPARIDVETGAGVLTCMPGYGDGGVVSVDISMGPARLVAPNLPSGATGRPFLDTALPGYPELRASAVSMGNPHLVLLDRPLEDAPKLGPELERHPSFQDRTNVEFVRVEPDGLTVVVWERGCGLTQACGTGACASAVAAVLSGRLPPETWLRVTLPGGDLGIRVPADLSDIRLRGPVAFVFEGVVGLAGGR; translated from the coding sequence GTGGACGCACGCGAGCGCATCTTCAAGTACCAGGGCCTGGGCAATGACTTCGTCGTCCTGGACCGTCGCCGGTCCGGGGTGGACATCGACGCCGACACGTCACGCTGGATGTGCGACCGCCGCCTGGGCATCGGCGCGGACGGTGTGCTGTCGCTCCTGCCCTCCGAGCACGGCCTGGCTCGCATGGTCGTCCACAACGCGGACGGCAGCATCGCGGAGATGTGTGGCAACGGCCTGCGCTGCGCGGTGAAGTACCTGGTCGACCACTCCCCGGAGACGCCCGCGCGCATCGACGTGGAGACGGGCGCCGGAGTGCTCACCTGCATGCCCGGCTACGGAGACGGCGGGGTGGTCTCGGTGGACATTTCCATGGGGCCGGCACGGCTCGTGGCCCCCAACCTCCCGTCGGGCGCCACGGGGCGTCCGTTCCTGGACACGGCCCTGCCGGGATACCCCGAGCTGCGCGCGTCCGCGGTGAGCATGGGCAACCCCCACCTGGTCCTGCTCGACAGGCCGCTGGAGGACGCGCCGAAGCTGGGGCCCGAGCTGGAGCGGCATCCCTCCTTCCAGGACCGCACCAACGTGGAGTTCGTCCGGGTGGAGCCGGACGGGCTCACCGTCGTCGTGTGGGAGCGGGGCTGTGGCCTCACCCAGGCGTGCGGCACCGGGGCATGCGCGTCCGCGGTGGCGGCGGTGCTGTCCGGACGGCTGCCTCCCGAGACCTGGCTGCGAGTCACCCTGCCAGGAGGCGACCTGGGCATCCGCGTGCCCGCCGACCTGTCCGACATCCGCCTCCGGGGACCGGTCGCCTTCGTCTTCGAGGGCGTTGTCGGGCTTGCTGGGGGCCGGTAA
- a CDS encoding methyltransferase domain-containing protein, whose product MHHTFRRMGPSELLPRYIFAESLFARRRVLEVDAVASTGGESARFLLERGARAVVACDADVKAVSAAQKAHGGPTLRYRANIYDDFEPGSFDVVMVADLAPYVRAPELLAELARLVAKQGFLVGGLRNIAGLALPQLLEAEEGSPPPTYGLLLDALNVHFPQVEVATQSPVLGYQLAFEKGDGLQVDGSLVQTSEAAYFVVVAGLEPARVVDPTWVQLPPEPLAFTRGKLDEVVARAKSWEERSGRLKESLTRLRTELTAREEEVASLKPVLEDAREEVARLTAQLEQARGTPESQRERDDLAGKLRRRELELQVAHERLGDADRRLTAQRLEVEAAQRAQAEAGVQLLAGQETLRLERARREEQAASLEEARERLTAAYTQVRELQDELTTLRIDREKDRLVAERAGEQVEDRRRAAEAARERELRIAEQYSAALAAVEHLKIGTARAEESAREAAAALSLKEAELARATRELTEASLRATSAEGSRRDAEARLEALQAEGRGQETERVAAQAREARLTRELAALAEREALAQATSQKLEESLHEARERISGLEEERARVEAGLTGTLEAERAQLQARLSALEGELEAERGRVESLGEEARTEAAIRAEAEARKRELEDERQALVRRVVELEAEVSSLNRSRREESARAEELETTLQAAQVDLETAREERDSTAALAARVGGELDQEREARAAVEDALRVSRGKLESATQRLVEAEATLARTREALDAEVERRAALEASLAEVQATLVAERDGRLKSGSALEVLRAELETEKGRRESSEAALAEAEAGLSEARQALTQSREALDAEAERRARWEAALGDVQVQLQEELQRRTRAEEFLAEVQGRLQGEGQQRTHVEGTLAEAQARLQEESERRGQVEAMLAELRVELSRENDAKARVEASLQEERSRVEAAETRLRSEGEDKARVEELLAEARERAHKEAEDRARVEASLVEAEARASEVEAELAETMARVQREADAKARIEASLAEAEERARKGGEDKARVEESLADVAARVRREAEDRARIEAALAEAEARALKEAEARARVEAALSEVEARALKEAEDRARVEAALSEVEARALKEAEDRARVEAVLSEVEARALKEAEDRARVEASLAEVEARARTEAEEKVRVEARAQKEAEDRARIEATLSEVGARARTEAEEKARVEAALAEVEARALREAEARAAVEAALSEVKARALREAEARAQVEAALAEADARAQKEAEDRARVEAALAVVEARALREAEDRARVEAALAEIEARAQADQSRVETSLSEVEARAKKEAEDRARVEAALSDVEARARTEAEERARVEAALAEVEARAQKEADEKARAEAGLQAALARIAEIEALKARADEALSAARLQLETEVEQRTRESASLAQAREALEQGELQSQASLAEARRLLTAEREAREALVTELSSEREALAAARAELETERQERSDGEAGLARVHERLDAEQHARAEVEASLAQVRAALATEQESGETTRAELTREREALTQARADLAELTTREQSLRESVERLETERAQVEASTLAQREALEARLSSLETSLGESEAAKRAVDAQLSERDWTLQELQTQMERLREQVREGEAQAAKLAEAATAREAELEKTENTLEATRQEVLDLRGELTHLMAARQEVMRLGMELQRAMAALHERGVHLARLDAELVDARERLVAQRENAELLMVQLETARRFAGKATAMESTLETERAALETTRADLARVTETARTEQERAATLETRLRETTEALEQARADWDARLADLTAHLETHQTARGTLDARLAETTAQLDTERAERTALDARLSETTSQLDTERVERTALGARLTETTAQLDTERTERNTLEARLLEVASQLDTERAERTALDARLSEASSQLDTERTERTALDVRITQTSEQLEAHRAELAELTSRLTESAALLEAARTGSAELESRLHASATQLDTERAGRVELESRLADLESSTASLREERDTRLAEKAALEARLAEATTGFESRRAELEARLSELESAATQGATSLQSLQERATRAEAERERLQSDLTVARAARVRLEGRITAMETASTDAVRMLDTERAERTRLSEALDEARRQLQQKDGSTSDRLATLRTELTRLQDQAQALTAEKQELLKDRYERERLESLVKDQQARLSSIEAERNELLAATEALKASSQPEAVLEMAAEMEHLQSLVDSLQAQLEAQETELATLRRQTARTGANPVQDIYERANAELKAVKSELSRRTGVVHTPPGGIPVRTPTIPQVKPPRTAVPALDMPDPTPPKKADERE is encoded by the coding sequence ATGCATCACACATTCCGTCGCATGGGGCCCAGTGAACTGCTGCCCCGCTACATCTTCGCCGAGAGCCTCTTCGCGCGCCGCCGGGTGCTGGAGGTGGACGCGGTGGCCTCCACCGGAGGCGAGAGCGCGCGTTTCCTGTTGGAGCGTGGTGCTCGCGCGGTGGTGGCGTGCGACGCGGACGTGAAGGCGGTGTCGGCGGCGCAGAAGGCGCACGGTGGGCCCACGCTGCGTTATCGCGCCAACATCTACGACGACTTCGAGCCGGGCAGCTTCGACGTGGTGATGGTGGCGGACCTGGCCCCGTACGTCCGGGCCCCGGAGCTGCTCGCGGAGCTGGCGCGGCTGGTGGCGAAGCAGGGCTTCCTGGTGGGCGGCCTGCGCAACATCGCGGGACTGGCGCTGCCGCAGCTGTTGGAGGCCGAGGAGGGCTCGCCGCCGCCGACGTACGGGCTGCTCCTGGATGCGCTCAACGTGCACTTCCCCCAGGTGGAGGTGGCCACGCAGTCGCCGGTGCTGGGGTACCAGCTCGCGTTCGAGAAGGGGGATGGGCTGCAGGTGGATGGCTCGCTGGTGCAGACCAGTGAGGCGGCGTACTTCGTGGTGGTGGCGGGGCTGGAGCCGGCGCGCGTGGTGGACCCCACGTGGGTGCAACTGCCGCCGGAGCCTTTGGCCTTCACGCGGGGCAAGCTGGATGAGGTGGTCGCCCGCGCGAAGTCGTGGGAGGAGCGCAGCGGGCGGTTAAAGGAGTCGCTGACGCGGCTTCGCACCGAGCTGACGGCGCGCGAGGAGGAGGTCGCCTCGCTCAAGCCGGTGTTGGAGGACGCGCGCGAGGAGGTGGCCCGGCTCACCGCGCAGCTCGAGCAGGCGCGGGGCACGCCGGAGTCGCAGCGCGAGCGCGATGACCTGGCCGGGAAGCTGCGTCGGCGAGAGCTGGAGCTCCAGGTCGCGCATGAGCGGCTGGGGGACGCGGACCGTCGGCTGACGGCGCAGCGGTTGGAGGTGGAGGCGGCACAGCGGGCGCAGGCGGAGGCCGGTGTCCAGCTGCTCGCGGGGCAGGAGACGCTCCGGCTGGAGCGCGCGCGTCGTGAGGAGCAGGCCGCGTCCCTGGAGGAGGCTCGGGAGCGGCTGACGGCGGCGTACACGCAGGTGCGTGAGCTGCAGGATGAGCTGACCACGCTGCGCATCGACCGGGAGAAGGACCGGTTGGTGGCGGAGCGCGCCGGGGAGCAGGTGGAGGACCGCCGCCGGGCCGCGGAGGCCGCGCGGGAGCGGGAGCTGCGCATCGCCGAGCAGTACTCGGCGGCCCTGGCGGCGGTGGAGCACCTGAAGATTGGGACGGCCCGGGCGGAGGAGTCCGCGCGCGAGGCGGCGGCGGCGCTGTCCTTGAAGGAAGCGGAGCTGGCGCGCGCGACGCGGGAGCTGACGGAGGCGTCGCTGCGGGCGACGTCGGCCGAGGGCTCGCGGCGGGACGCGGAGGCCCGACTGGAGGCGCTCCAGGCCGAGGGGCGCGGGCAGGAGACGGAGCGGGTCGCCGCGCAGGCGCGCGAGGCCCGGTTGACGCGCGAGCTGGCGGCGCTCGCTGAGCGCGAGGCCCTGGCACAGGCGACGTCCCAGAAGCTGGAGGAGTCGCTGCACGAGGCCCGTGAGCGCATCTCCGGATTGGAGGAGGAGCGCGCTCGGGTCGAGGCGGGGCTCACCGGGACGTTGGAGGCGGAGCGTGCCCAGCTCCAGGCGCGGCTGTCGGCGCTGGAGGGGGAGCTCGAGGCCGAGCGGGGCAGGGTGGAGTCGCTCGGGGAGGAGGCTCGCACCGAGGCGGCCATCCGTGCGGAGGCCGAGGCTCGCAAGCGCGAGCTGGAGGACGAGCGTCAGGCGCTGGTGCGGCGGGTGGTGGAGCTGGAGGCGGAGGTCTCTTCTCTCAATCGTTCCCGTCGAGAGGAGTCGGCGCGCGCGGAGGAGTTGGAGACGACGCTGCAGGCCGCGCAGGTGGACCTGGAGACGGCGCGGGAGGAGCGGGACTCCACGGCGGCGCTGGCCGCGCGGGTGGGCGGCGAGCTGGACCAGGAGCGCGAGGCTCGCGCCGCGGTCGAGGATGCGCTGCGGGTGTCTCGCGGCAAGCTGGAGAGCGCGACCCAGCGGCTCGTGGAGGCCGAGGCCACGCTGGCGCGGACCCGTGAGGCGCTGGACGCGGAGGTGGAGCGGCGGGCGGCGCTGGAGGCTTCGCTGGCGGAGGTCCAGGCGACGCTCGTGGCCGAGCGGGATGGGCGGTTGAAGTCGGGCTCCGCGTTGGAGGTGCTGCGCGCGGAGTTGGAGACAGAGAAGGGGCGTCGGGAGTCTTCGGAGGCGGCGCTCGCGGAGGCCGAGGCGGGGCTGAGCGAGGCGCGACAGGCGCTCACCCAGAGCCGCGAGGCGCTGGACGCGGAGGCGGAGCGGCGCGCGCGGTGGGAGGCGGCGCTCGGGGACGTGCAGGTCCAGCTCCAGGAGGAGCTCCAGCGGAGGACTCGCGCCGAGGAGTTCCTGGCGGAGGTCCAGGGGCGACTCCAGGGCGAGGGCCAGCAGCGCACCCACGTCGAGGGCACGCTGGCGGAGGCCCAGGCTCGACTCCAGGAGGAGTCCGAGCGGCGCGGGCAGGTCGAGGCGATGCTCGCGGAGCTTCGTGTCGAGCTGTCGCGCGAGAACGACGCGAAGGCTCGGGTCGAGGCGAGCCTCCAGGAGGAGCGGTCTCGGGTCGAGGCGGCGGAGACGCGTCTGCGCTCGGAGGGCGAGGACAAGGCTCGCGTCGAGGAGTTGCTCGCCGAGGCTCGGGAGCGCGCTCATAAGGAGGCGGAGGACCGGGCCCGGGTCGAGGCCTCGCTCGTGGAGGCGGAGGCTCGTGCTTCCGAGGTCGAGGCCGAGCTCGCCGAGACGATGGCGCGGGTCCAGCGGGAGGCGGATGCGAAGGCTCGCATCGAGGCGTCGCTCGCGGAGGCGGAGGAGCGCGCTCGGAAGGGGGGCGAGGACAAGGCCCGGGTCGAGGAGTCGCTCGCCGACGTGGCCGCGCGGGTTCGGCGCGAGGCCGAGGACCGGGCTCGTATCGAGGCGGCGCTCGCCGAGGCGGAAGCTCGGGCTCTGAAGGAGGCCGAGGCGCGGGCTCGTGTCGAGGCTGCGCTCTCCGAGGTCGAGGCCCGTGCGCTGAAAGAGGCTGAGGACCGGGCTCGTGTCGAGGCTGCGCTCTCCGAGGTCGAGGCGCGTGCGCTGAAGGAGGCTGAGGACCGGGCTCGTGTCGAGGCTGTGCTCTCCGAGGTCGAAGCGCGTGCGCTGAAGGAAGCTGAGGACCGTGCTCGTGTCGAAGCCTCGCTTGCCGAGGTCGAAGCTCGGGCTCGGACGGAGGCTGAAGAGAAGGTTCGTGTCGAGGCTCGGGCTCAGAAGGAGGCCGAGGACCGGGCGCGTATCGAGGCGACGCTCTCCGAGGTCGGGGCCCGTGCTCGGACCGAGGCTGAAGAGAAGGCTCGGGTCGAAGCCGCGCTTGCAGAGGTCGAGGCTCGGGCTCTGCGCGAGGCCGAAGCGCGGGCGGCGGTCGAGGCCGCGCTCTCCGAGGTCAAGGCGCGTGCGCTGCGAGAGGCCGAAGCGCGGGCGCAGGTCGAGGCTGCGCTCGCCGAGGCGGACGCGCGTGCTCAGAAGGAGGCCGAAGACAGGGCCCGTGTCGAAGCCGCGCTCGCTGTGGTCGAGGCTCGGGCTCTACGCGAGGCCGAGGACAGGGCGCGTGTCGAAGCCGCGCTCGCCGAGATCGAGGCCCGTGCGCAAGCGGACCAGTCTCGCGTCGAGACCTCGCTCTCCGAGGTCGAGGCTCGCGCCAAGAAGGAGGCAGAGGACCGGGCTCGGGTCGAAGCCGCGCTCTCCGACGTCGAGGCTCGTGCCCGGACGGAAGCCGAAGAGAGGGCCCGCGTCGAAGCCGCGCTCGCCGAAGTCGAGGCTCGTGCTCAGAAGGAGGCCGACGAGAAGGCTCGCGCCGAGGCGGGGCTCCAGGCGGCGCTGGCTCGCATCGCCGAAATCGAGGCGCTGAAGGCTCGCGCGGACGAGGCGCTGTCCGCGGCGCGGCTCCAGCTCGAGACGGAAGTCGAGCAGCGCACCCGGGAGTCCGCGTCGCTGGCGCAGGCTCGCGAGGCGTTGGAGCAAGGTGAACTCCAGTCCCAGGCTTCGCTGGCGGAGGCTCGCCGGCTGCTCACCGCGGAGCGGGAGGCTCGCGAGGCTCTGGTCACCGAGCTGTCCTCCGAGCGAGAGGCGTTGGCCGCCGCCCGCGCGGAGCTGGAGACCGAGCGTCAAGAGCGCAGTGACGGTGAGGCTGGGCTCGCGCGCGTCCACGAACGACTCGATGCCGAGCAGCACGCTCGCGCCGAGGTGGAAGCCTCGTTGGCTCAGGTCCGCGCGGCCCTCGCGACCGAGCAAGAGAGTGGAGAGACGACTCGCGCCGAGCTGACCCGTGAGCGTGAGGCCCTCACGCAGGCCCGCGCCGATCTGGCGGAGCTCACGACGCGCGAGCAGTCGCTGCGTGAGTCGGTGGAGCGCCTGGAGACGGAGCGCGCCCAGGTCGAGGCTTCGACCCTGGCGCAGCGCGAGGCCCTGGAGGCCCGACTGTCCTCTCTCGAGACGTCCCTGGGAGAGTCCGAGGCCGCGAAGCGCGCGGTGGATGCCCAGCTCTCCGAGCGGGATTGGACACTGCAAGAGCTGCAGACGCAGATGGAGCGTCTGCGGGAGCAGGTGCGCGAAGGCGAGGCCCAGGCCGCGAAGCTCGCCGAGGCCGCCACAGCGCGCGAGGCGGAGCTGGAGAAGACCGAGAACACCCTGGAGGCCACCCGTCAGGAGGTGCTGGACCTTCGAGGTGAGCTGACCCACCTGATGGCCGCGCGCCAGGAGGTGATGCGCCTGGGAATGGAGCTCCAGCGCGCCATGGCCGCGCTGCATGAGCGTGGGGTGCACCTCGCGCGTCTCGACGCGGAGCTGGTGGACGCGCGCGAGCGACTGGTGGCCCAGCGAGAGAACGCCGAGCTGCTCATGGTGCAGCTCGAGACGGCACGGCGCTTCGCGGGCAAGGCCACCGCGATGGAGAGCACACTCGAGACTGAGCGTGCCGCGTTGGAGACGACCCGCGCCGACCTGGCGCGAGTCACCGAGACGGCACGGACGGAGCAGGAGCGTGCCGCGACGCTGGAGACCCGCCTGCGGGAGACCACCGAGGCGTTGGAGCAGGCGCGCGCGGACTGGGATGCCCGGCTCGCCGACCTCACCGCGCACCTGGAGACGCACCAGACGGCGCGAGGCACCCTGGACGCGCGACTCGCGGAGACCACCGCGCAGCTCGACACCGAGCGGGCGGAGCGCACCGCGCTGGATGCCCGGCTCAGCGAGACAACTTCGCAGCTCGACACGGAGAGGGTGGAGCGCACCGCGCTGGGTGCCCGACTCACCGAGACCACCGCGCAGCTCGACACCGAGCGGACGGAGCGGAACACACTGGAGGCTCGGCTCTTGGAGGTCGCGTCCCAGCTCGACACCGAGCGCGCGGAACGCACCGCGCTGGATGCCCGGCTCAGCGAGGCCTCCTCCCAGCTCGACACCGAACGCACGGAGCGCACCGCGCTGGATGTCCGAATCACGCAGACCTCCGAGCAGCTCGAGGCCCATCGCGCGGAGCTGGCCGAGCTGACCTCTCGCCTCACGGAGTCCGCGGCGCTGCTCGAGGCCGCGCGGACGGGGAGCGCCGAGCTGGAGTCCCGACTCCACGCGTCCGCCACCCAGCTCGACACCGAGCGCGCGGGTCGCGTCGAACTCGAATCACGACTCGCCGACCTGGAGTCCAGCACCGCCAGCCTGCGCGAGGAGCGCGATACCCGCCTCGCGGAGAAGGCCGCCCTCGAGGCCCGACTGGCCGAGGCCACCACCGGCTTCGAGTCCCGTCGCGCCGAGCTCGAAGCACGCCTCTCCGAGCTGGAGTCCGCCGCCACGCAGGGCGCCACCTCCCTCCAGTCCCTCCAGGAGCGAGCGACCCGCGCCGAGGCCGAGCGCGAGCGCCTCCAGTCCGACCTGACCGTGGCCCGCGCCGCGCGCGTCCGCCTGGAAGGTCGCATCACCGCCATGGAGACCGCGTCCACGGACGCCGTCCGCATGCTCGACACCGAGCGCGCCGAGCGCACCCGCCTCTCCGAGGCCCTCGACGAGGCCCGCCGCCAGCTCCAGCAGAAGGACGGCTCCACGTCCGACCGCCTCGCCACGCTGCGCACGGAGCTGACGCGCCTCCAGGACCAGGCCCAGGCCCTCACCGCCGAGAAGCAGGAGCTCCTCAAGGACCGCTACGAGCGCGAGCGCCTGGAGTCGCTCGTGAAGGACCAGCAGGCGCGCCTGTCCTCCATCGAGGCCGAGCGCAACGAACTGCTCGCCGCCACCGAGGCGCTCAAGGCCTCCTCGCAGCCCGAGGCCGTCCTGGAGATGGCCGCTGAGATGGAGCACCTCCAGTCCCTGGTGGACTCGCTCCAGGCCCAGCTCGAGGCCCAGGAGACGGAGCTGGCCACCCTGCGTCGCCAGACGGCGCGCACCGGCGCCAACCCCGTCCAGGACATCTACGAGCGCGCCAACGCCGAGCTCAAGGCCGTCAAGAGCGAGCTGTCCCGGCGCACGGGCGTGGTGCACACGCCCCCGGGCGGCATCCCCGTCCGTACGCCCACCATCCCCCAGGTCAAGCCGCCGCGCACCGCCGTGCCCGCGCTCGACATGCCCGACCCCACGCCGCCGAAAAAGGCGGACGAGCGCGAGTGA
- a CDS encoding ribonucleotide-diphosphate reductase subunit beta, which translates to MLLEPGLNLTLRPMAYPVFFEMYRNAIKNTWTVEEVDFSTDLVDLRSKMTDAERHLIHRLVAFFATGDSIVGNNLVLNLYKHLNAPEARMYLSRQLYEEALHVQFYLTLLDTYVPDPGERAKAFAAIDNIPSIQRKAQFCMKWMDSIHDVDALKTKEDRRRFLLNLICFAGCIEGLFFFAAFAYVYFLRSKGLLNGLAAGTNWVFRDESAHMGFAFECIQVARKEEPDLFDAKMERDVEAMIREAVECETQFAQDLLSGGVAGLSVQEMRGYLEYTADQRLQMLGISPVFKTKNPLSFMDLQDVQELTNFFERRVSAYQVAVGVGAAGDVVLDATF; encoded by the coding sequence ATGCTGCTCGAACCCGGCCTGAACCTGACGCTGCGTCCCATGGCGTATCCGGTTTTCTTCGAGATGTACCGGAATGCCATCAAGAACACCTGGACCGTCGAGGAGGTGGATTTCTCCACGGACCTGGTGGACCTCCGCTCGAAGATGACGGACGCGGAGCGACACCTCATCCACCGGCTGGTGGCCTTCTTCGCGACGGGCGACAGCATCGTCGGCAACAACCTGGTGCTGAACCTGTACAAGCACCTCAACGCGCCCGAGGCGCGGATGTACCTGTCGCGGCAGCTCTACGAGGAGGCGCTGCACGTCCAGTTCTACCTGACGCTGCTGGACACGTACGTGCCGGACCCGGGTGAGCGCGCGAAGGCGTTCGCGGCCATCGACAACATCCCCTCCATCCAGCGCAAGGCGCAGTTCTGCATGAAGTGGATGGACAGCATCCATGACGTGGACGCGCTGAAGACGAAGGAGGACCGGCGCCGGTTCCTGTTGAACCTCATCTGCTTCGCCGGCTGCATCGAGGGGCTCTTCTTCTTCGCGGCCTTCGCGTACGTGTACTTCCTGCGCAGCAAGGGCCTGCTCAACGGGCTCGCGGCGGGGACGAACTGGGTGTTCCGCGACGAAAGCGCGCACATGGGGTTCGCCTTCGAGTGCATCCAGGTGGCCCGCAAGGAGGAGCCGGACCTCTTCGACGCGAAGATGGAGCGCGACGTGGAGGCGATGATTCGCGAGGCGGTGGAGTGCGAGACGCAGTTCGCGCAGGACCTCTTGAGCGGCGGCGTCGCGGGCTTGTCCGTGCAGGAGATGCGGGGCTACCTCGAGTACACGGCGGACCAGCGGCTGCAGATGCTGGGCATCTCCCCGGTGTTCAAGACGAAGAACCCGCTGTCCTTCATGGACCTGCAGGACGTGCAGGAGCTCACCAACTTCTTCGAGCGCCGCGTGTCCGCCTACCAGGTCGCCGTGGGCGTGGGCGCCGCGGGCGACGTCGTGCTCGACGCGACGTTCTGA